One Sporomusaceae bacterium ACPt DNA window includes the following coding sequences:
- the slmA gene encoding Nucleoid occlusion factor SlmA, with protein MPVSPETSKRIQTERRKQILDAALILFDEKGYANTRVEDIAQTIGVSKALIFKYFPSKIDIFKAITEYIETCLVDVLNGPTPTDSLRNFGLKITSTTKDYIPPMRIYIATFIRGELPIDMQENFLRNSFAKKWLAPIIRQGQANGEFREGDPEELADAFWLYMFGAVANYIHNRNNAASMPNIEISLRMLKK; from the coding sequence ATGCCGGTATCACCAGAGACAAGTAAAAGAATACAAACTGAACGCCGCAAACAGATATTAGATGCAGCATTGATACTGTTCGATGAAAAAGGATATGCCAATACTCGTGTAGAGGATATAGCTCAGACTATAGGGGTAAGCAAAGCCCTGATATTCAAATACTTCCCCTCAAAAATAGATATTTTTAAAGCTATTACAGAATATATAGAAACTTGCCTTGTAGATGTTTTAAACGGGCCAACCCCGACGGATTCCTTAAGGAATTTCGGGCTTAAAATTACTTCTACAACCAAAGACTATATCCCACCAATGAGGATATATATTGCAACTTTTATAAGGGGAGAACTTCCAATAGATATGCAGGAGAACTTTCTCCGTAATAGTTTTGCAAAAAAATGGCTGGCTCCTATTATACGTCAAGGGCAGGCAAATGGTGAATTTCGTGAAGGTGATCCGGAAGAACTAGCAGATGCATTTTGGCTTTACATGTTCGGTGCAGTTGCAAATTATATTCATAACAGGAACAATGCTGCATCTATGCCTAATATAGAAATTTCTCTAAGAATGCTGAAAAAATAA
- a CDS encoding IS1634 family transposase ISDha9, which yields MFAQIVSTKKSDGKTYRYLHIVESYREGKSVKKRRIASLGNIDAYSDKEIEQLIYKLESLLQNRVTGSIEDLEPGNCLQFGVPYVVQFLWDQLGLTGAISNALKDRGVTFDVAGYVQAMVINRLVDPSSKFQLFKTIEDMYLPDAPHEWQLQHFYRALDYLMDIKPELERHLYSQLTHLLNFRLSLVLYDMTSTHLTGHHCPIAEYGYSRTHRPDLKQVELGLLVTPDGIPNCRTYRCSARKLRGMVYPQSLCRRYT from the coding sequence TTGTTTGCTCAAATTGTATCCACAAAAAAGTCGGATGGTAAAACCTACAGATATCTTCATATTGTTGAGTCATACCGGGAAGGTAAGTCCGTTAAAAAGCGTCGTATTGCAAGCCTTGGCAACATTGACGCGTATTCTGATAAGGAAATAGAACAGCTTATTTATAAGCTTGAGTCGCTCCTACAAAACCGTGTTACTGGTTCTATTGAGGATTTGGAACCCGGTAACTGCCTCCAGTTTGGGGTTCCTTACGTGGTTCAATTTTTGTGGGATCAATTGGGCTTGACTGGGGCTATCTCTAACGCCCTTAAGGATCGCGGCGTTACATTCGACGTAGCCGGTTACGTGCAGGCGATGGTGATTAATCGCCTGGTCGATCCCTCCAGCAAGTTTCAATTGTTCAAAACTATCGAGGACATGTATTTGCCGGACGCACCCCACGAGTGGCAGCTACAACATTTCTACCGCGCTCTGGATTATCTCATGGACATCAAACCGGAACTGGAGCGTCATTTATACAGCCAGCTTACACATTTGCTTAATTTCCGTTTATCTTTAGTGCTTTATGATATGACCAGCACACATTTGACAGGGCATCACTGCCCAATCGCGGAGTACGGATACTCCCGCACGCATCGCCCGGATTTAAAGCAGGTTGAACTAGGCTTGCTGGTAACTCCTGACGGTATTCCGAATTGCAGAACGTACCGGTGCAGTGCCCGGAAGCTTCGGGGAATGGTTTACCCTCAATCCTTATGTAGAAGATATACCTGA
- a CDS encoding NADH oxidase encodes MSIKTLNSSPLFAPITIGSTKLKNRLVVSPMVTVFCDHDGFATEQYIAYHEAKAKGGWGLIITEDYAVDPLGRGFWTAGLWKDEQMEGHAKLTQRVHQYGAKIVAQIYHAGRQASYDVIGQQPVSASPIPCPVMGYIPHELTIPEIKKIVSEFGDTALRAKKCGFDGVEVHGAHGYLIAQFMSTYSNKRCDEYGGPIENRMRFPLEIISDIRKKCGEDFTIIFRVSGDEFMPGGRTIEETKLIATMLEKAGVDAIHVSAGVYGSTWAVIPPLNVTNGWIVNLAEEVKKVVNIPVITVGRINDPRMAETILASGKADLVAMGRGSLADPELPNKFAEGRCDDIRHCIGCQQGCLARLFNNEPIRCVVNPTLGFEYLNETKKAETPKKVTVVGGGLAGMEAARAAALAGHNVTLYEKSDRLGGQFSLAPIPPFKGNMAYLSSWLARQIKKLGINIKLNTEYTSALCDEEKPDVVIIATGSTPAKLPIPGIDGANVVTAQDALAGKVTVKGKVLVAGGGMIGCETATHFAMQGKQVAIVEILPEIATDEEGTRREFLLKFIEEKNIQVMKGTKVIEINEKGAKFQKDGEIFDFAADTIILALGVNSNSVLAKELEDKTNVKVIGDALKIRNALDAVREGFLAGMNA; translated from the coding sequence ATGTCAATCAAAACTTTAAATTCAAGTCCTTTATTTGCTCCAATAACAATCGGCAGCACAAAGCTTAAAAATAGATTAGTTGTTTCCCCCATGGTTACAGTATTCTGCGACCATGATGGCTTTGCAACAGAGCAATATATCGCTTACCATGAGGCTAAAGCAAAGGGCGGTTGGGGACTCATCATAACAGAAGACTATGCCGTTGACCCTCTAGGCAGAGGTTTTTGGACAGCAGGTTTATGGAAAGATGAACAAATGGAAGGACATGCAAAGCTTACACAGCGTGTTCACCAATATGGCGCTAAAATCGTAGCACAGATTTATCATGCAGGACGTCAGGCTTCATATGATGTTATCGGGCAGCAGCCTGTTTCCGCTTCACCTATACCATGTCCTGTTATGGGATATATACCTCATGAACTTACCATTCCTGAAATAAAAAAAATAGTATCTGAATTTGGTGACACAGCTCTCAGAGCAAAAAAATGCGGTTTTGACGGTGTCGAAGTTCATGGAGCTCACGGCTATCTTATAGCTCAATTTATGTCAACTTATTCCAATAAACGTTGCGACGAGTATGGTGGACCTATTGAAAATCGTATGCGTTTCCCTCTTGAAATTATATCAGACATTCGCAAAAAATGCGGAGAAGACTTTACAATTATATTCCGTGTATCTGGTGACGAATTCATGCCAGGGGGACGTACAATTGAAGAAACAAAGCTTATTGCAACAATGCTTGAAAAAGCAGGTGTTGATGCTATTCATGTTTCCGCAGGTGTATATGGCAGCACATGGGCTGTAATTCCTCCCCTTAATGTAACTAACGGCTGGATTGTAAACCTTGCAGAGGAAGTTAAAAAGGTTGTAAATATACCAGTTATAACAGTAGGACGAATAAATGACCCTCGTATGGCGGAAACTATATTGGCATCAGGCAAAGCTGACCTTGTAGCAATGGGTAGAGGTTCTCTTGCCGACCCTGAGCTTCCAAACAAATTTGCCGAAGGCCGCTGCGATGATATAAGACACTGTATAGGCTGTCAGCAGGGATGTCTTGCAAGACTATTCAATAATGAGCCTATCCGCTGTGTTGTAAACCCAACTTTAGGATTTGAATATCTCAATGAAACAAAGAAAGCAGAAACTCCAAAGAAAGTAACAGTTGTAGGTGGAGGTCTTGCAGGTATGGAAGCAGCAAGAGCTGCAGCTTTAGCAGGTCATAACGTGACTCTTTATGAAAAATCTGACAGACTGGGAGGACAGTTCAGTCTAGCTCCTATCCCTCCATTTAAAGGCAACATGGCTTATCTTTCATCATGGTTGGCAAGACAAATTAAAAAACTTGGTATAAATATTAAGCTTAACACAGAATATACTTCTGCTCTTTGCGATGAAGAAAAGCCTGATGTAGTAATAATAGCTACAGGTTCTACTCCTGCAAAGCTTCCTATTCCGGGTATAGATGGTGCTAATGTAGTGACTGCACAGGATGCACTAGCAGGAAAAGTTACTGTTAAGGGAAAGGTTCTTGTAGCAGGTGGCGGAATGATTGGTTGTGAAACGGCTACTCATTTTGCTATGCAGGGTAAACAGGTTGCCATAGTAGAAATCCTTCCTGAAATAGCTACTGATGAAGAAGGCACACGCCGTGAATTTCTTCTAAAGTTTATAGAGGAGAAAAACATCCAGGTAATGAAAGGCACCAAGGTAATAGAAATAAACGAAAAAGGTGCAAAATTTCAGAAGGACGGGGAAATATTTGATTTCGCTGCTGATACAATAATTCTGGCATTAGGCGTAAACTCAAATTCTGTCCTTGCAAAGGAACTTGAAGACAAAACTAATGTCAAAGTAATCGGCGATGCTTTAAAAATACGAAATGCCCTTGATGCGGTACGTGAAGGGTTCCTTGCAGGTATGAATGCTTAA
- the acoR_2 gene encoding Acetoin dehydrogenase operon transcriptional activator AcoR, producing the protein MDIEERNRAILKAWEDFLARDEIDPGVVRKMVADSWRRCKNLRITPYIKKGKIILKGELLLNRIKQKQELIDVALGVMDNLYESVKGSGFVVILCDEEGYLLHVVGDKHVLESASIINFMPGANWSEESIGTNAIGTALVIDSPVQLFASEHYCVGCKSWTCSAVPLHDEEGKKIGVLNLSGHYIKVNQHTLGMAVAAANAIENLLRLKKISDNLSVTNNLLNAMMDSMTDGVIATDTAGNITKFNWAVEDILGMTADKILNKNINVFIIDHLDFKNIFHANLFNTDQEVYLRTSRGKIHCTMTFRDIKVNGQVTGVLFILKKMENVKKLVHKIVGARARFTFQDLKGNNQRFQESIEMAKRAALGTSTVLLLGESGTGKEMFAQAIHNASRRRQGPFVDLNCGAIPRELIGSELFGYSAGAFTGAKKEGNPGKFELADGGTLFLDEIGDMPLDMQVNLLRVLEEKRVRRIGGQTDIPVDVRVIAATNRNLLEMVQNGKFREDLYYRLNVLTIQMIPLRNRKDDLPTLIWFFIEKYNRLMGMEVKRIDNEFLRILSEYDWPGNVRELENVIERAINLALGETLTPDLLPPEITGSVNKTIITEANRNNSCLELAAVEKQLILQVLNECNNNMTQAAKRLGIGRTTLYRRIKEYKDMKL; encoded by the coding sequence ATGGACATTGAGGAAAGGAACAGGGCTATTTTAAAAGCGTGGGAAGACTTCCTGGCCCGAGATGAAATCGATCCCGGAGTTGTCAGAAAGATGGTGGCTGATTCCTGGAGGCGCTGCAAAAATTTGAGGATAACCCCATACATAAAAAAGGGGAAAATCATTTTAAAAGGTGAGTTACTCCTTAATAGAATCAAACAAAAACAAGAGTTGATCGATGTCGCGCTCGGTGTAATGGACAACTTGTACGAATCTGTGAAAGGATCGGGCTTTGTCGTCATTCTCTGTGATGAAGAAGGTTATCTGCTTCATGTGGTTGGTGATAAGCACGTCTTGGAATCGGCCAGCATTATAAACTTTATGCCCGGAGCAAATTGGAGTGAGGAGTCTATAGGAACTAACGCCATTGGAACAGCCCTGGTTATAGACAGTCCGGTTCAACTCTTTGCTTCAGAACATTATTGTGTGGGATGTAAAAGCTGGACTTGCTCCGCTGTACCGCTCCATGATGAAGAAGGGAAGAAGATTGGGGTCCTAAACTTATCCGGACACTATATCAAAGTAAACCAGCATACTCTGGGTATGGCGGTAGCCGCTGCTAATGCTATAGAAAATCTCCTGCGGCTCAAAAAAATATCCGATAATTTGAGTGTTACTAATAACTTGTTGAATGCTATGATGGATTCCATGACAGACGGGGTCATTGCGACCGACACCGCCGGAAATATTACCAAGTTTAATTGGGCGGTAGAAGATATTCTAGGGATGACTGCAGACAAGATCCTCAATAAAAACATTAATGTCTTTATTATTGATCATCTCGATTTTAAGAATATTTTTCATGCCAACCTATTTAATACAGATCAGGAGGTATATCTCAGAACCAGCCGCGGTAAGATTCACTGTACGATGACTTTCCGCGACATTAAAGTTAACGGTCAAGTGACAGGGGTATTGTTTATTCTCAAAAAGATGGAGAACGTTAAAAAGCTGGTGCATAAGATCGTCGGAGCCCGGGCCAGGTTTACTTTTCAGGATCTAAAAGGTAATAATCAACGTTTCCAAGAGAGCATCGAAATGGCGAAAAGGGCGGCCCTCGGTACCTCCACCGTATTATTGTTGGGTGAGAGTGGCACAGGCAAAGAAATGTTTGCCCAAGCCATCCATAATGCAAGCCGGCGGCGCCAGGGCCCTTTTGTCGATCTCAATTGCGGCGCCATACCCCGCGAGTTGATTGGCAGTGAGTTGTTTGGCTACTCTGCCGGGGCATTCACAGGCGCCAAAAAGGAGGGTAATCCCGGCAAGTTCGAGTTAGCTGACGGGGGTACCCTTTTCTTGGACGAGATTGGGGATATGCCCCTCGACATGCAGGTCAATTTGTTGCGGGTTTTGGAAGAAAAACGTGTCCGGCGCATCGGTGGACAAACCGACATACCGGTTGATGTCCGAGTTATCGCGGCTACTAATAGAAATTTGCTGGAAATGGTTCAGAACGGGAAGTTTAGGGAAGATTTGTACTATCGCTTAAATGTATTAACAATACAGATGATTCCCCTTCGGAACCGCAAGGACGACCTTCCGACCCTGATTTGGTTTTTTATCGAAAAGTACAATCGCCTAATGGGCATGGAGGTGAAACGTATTGACAATGAATTTCTCCGGATTTTGAGTGAGTATGATTGGCCAGGTAATGTCCGAGAGTTGGAAAATGTGATCGAGCGTGCAATCAATCTGGCGTTGGGCGAGACCCTTACTCCGGACCTGTTACCTCCGGAAATTACCGGCTCCGTTAACAAGACCATAATTACAGAGGCAAACCGTAACAATTCCTGCTTGGAATTAGCGGCTGTGGAGAAACAACTTATCTTACAGGTATTGAACGAATGTAACAATAATATGACCCAAGCAGCCAAGCGCCTGGGAATTGGGAGGACAACTTTGTATCGAAGGATTAAGGAATATAAAGATATGAAGCTGTAA
- the acoA gene encoding Acetoin:2,6-dichlorophenolindophenol oxidoreductase subunit alpha: protein MAKLTKEELIKMYSQMVLIRLFESKIGEIYGKGAIPGEMHLSNGQEAIAVGVCANLRADDAISSTHRAHGHMIAKGVDLKKMTAELFGRKAGLCKGKGGHMHLFDPSIKFGCGGIVGAGLPLAVGSGLAFKRKGLDSVSVVFFGDGAANQGTFHESLNLAALWKLPVIFVCEDNCYGISVTKEMSTAIKSNADRAVSYGIPGVAADGNDVAEVYQATKAAVERARKGEGPTLLEFTTYRLMGHFEGDPEVYKPKEEHEEALRNEPIIRLEKVLLEEYGVSAEELVKIKEARQAEIEEAIKFAETSPWPKPEEALEDVFVEGGVR from the coding sequence ATGGCAAAGCTGACCAAGGAAGAACTAATCAAAATGTATTCCCAAATGGTACTTATCCGGCTTTTTGAAAGCAAAATTGGAGAGATCTACGGCAAAGGCGCAATCCCGGGCGAAATGCACCTCTCTAATGGTCAAGAGGCTATCGCGGTAGGTGTCTGCGCCAACTTGCGGGCGGATGACGCTATTTCCAGTACGCACCGCGCTCATGGACACATGATAGCCAAGGGTGTCGATCTGAAAAAGATGACGGCGGAATTGTTTGGCCGGAAAGCCGGGCTTTGCAAGGGCAAAGGCGGACACATGCATCTATTTGATCCATCAATAAAATTTGGCTGCGGTGGAATTGTTGGGGCTGGTCTGCCTTTGGCAGTTGGCTCCGGCTTGGCCTTTAAACGGAAAGGTCTGGATAGTGTATCGGTAGTTTTCTTTGGGGATGGGGCCGCTAACCAAGGAACATTCCATGAAAGTTTAAACTTAGCTGCCTTGTGGAAGCTGCCGGTAATTTTTGTCTGCGAGGACAATTGTTACGGAATTTCCGTTACCAAAGAAATGTCAACCGCTATTAAGAGTAATGCGGACCGGGCAGTAAGTTACGGTATTCCTGGGGTTGCTGCCGATGGTAACGATGTGGCCGAGGTATATCAGGCTACCAAGGCTGCTGTGGAAAGGGCGCGGAAGGGAGAAGGACCGACGTTGCTTGAATTTACAACCTACCGTTTAATGGGGCACTTCGAGGGTGATCCGGAGGTGTACAAGCCCAAGGAAGAACACGAGGAAGCCTTAAGAAATGAGCCGATTATCCGCCTGGAGAAGGTTCTCCTTGAAGAGTATGGGGTTAGCGCTGAAGAGTTGGTGAAAATCAAAGAGGCACGCCAAGCGGAGATCGAGGAAGCCATAAAATTTGCGGAAACTTCACCGTGGCCCAAACCGGAAGAGGCCTTAGAAGATGTTTTCGTTGAAGGAGGTGTCAGATAA
- a CDS encoding ISLre2 family transposase ISAmde2, giving the protein MEIIRVLMPIFLSIVEMVLNSLSGKMGFEEFQRKLADKLHEVGREITKQVLEELDQQIKNDKRKRSGWQVCRTGDSKEIVTCFGAVSYKRTYYRHKETGEYAYLVDKQVGYTNHMRVDNNVKAKLVAGAGELAYRKSAQKVAQECGGVTVSGQTVLRAVREFEQPINPKPDERKRVKTLYIEADEDHVASQHGRAMEVRLVYIHEGWQQEEKRRSLINPIYLSSVDEDADTFWERVWETVDARYDIDQIETVNILGDGAAWIKSAVQVFPKAKFILDRFHLMKYIRRAVGGNHEQGKALRGALRFGNREKAQEIIKELLAAAATESRKQAILEAWRYIQNNWDGITELYRKKEVKCSAEGHVSHVLSARLSSRPMGWSREGAKHMANIRVCQANGQEVAEEYLNQQRIRSQALPVLTIAEETIEKQRNSLKAAREVLDNIPVLKGPKSFLYEALQGLSLALA; this is encoded by the coding sequence ATGGAAATTATTCGTGTTCTCATGCCAATATTCCTTTCTATCGTCGAAATGGTTTTAAATAGTTTATCAGGAAAAATGGGTTTTGAGGAATTTCAGCGGAAATTAGCTGATAAACTTCATGAAGTAGGCCGTGAAATCACCAAGCAGGTTTTAGAGGAACTGGATCAACAGATAAAAAACGATAAAAGGAAACGATCTGGGTGGCAGGTTTGCCGGACTGGAGACAGTAAGGAAATCGTCACCTGCTTTGGCGCCGTAAGCTACAAAAGGACATACTACCGCCATAAAGAAACGGGGGAATATGCCTACCTGGTTGACAAGCAAGTGGGCTATACAAACCATATGCGGGTAGATAATAACGTGAAAGCAAAGCTTGTGGCAGGCGCGGGAGAACTGGCTTACCGAAAAAGCGCGCAGAAGGTAGCGCAAGAATGCGGAGGCGTAACCGTAAGCGGTCAAACGGTTTTGCGCGCGGTGCGTGAATTTGAACAACCCATAAACCCAAAACCAGACGAGCGCAAACGCGTGAAAACCCTGTATATTGAAGCCGATGAAGACCACGTAGCCAGTCAACACGGGCGTGCTATGGAAGTGCGGTTAGTATATATTCATGAAGGTTGGCAGCAAGAAGAAAAGCGTCGTAGTTTGATTAACCCAATCTACCTAAGCAGCGTAGATGAAGATGCCGATACGTTCTGGGAACGGGTGTGGGAAACCGTAGATGCGCGTTATGACATCGATCAAATAGAAACAGTGAACATCCTGGGAGACGGAGCAGCGTGGATCAAAAGTGCAGTCCAAGTATTTCCGAAAGCGAAATTTATTTTGGACCGGTTTCATTTGATGAAATATATTCGCCGGGCAGTAGGTGGCAATCACGAGCAAGGCAAGGCCTTGAGGGGAGCGCTCAGGTTTGGGAACCGTGAAAAGGCACAAGAAATCATAAAGGAACTGTTAGCTGCTGCGGCCACAGAGAGTCGGAAACAGGCCATATTAGAGGCGTGGAGATATATCCAAAACAATTGGGATGGAATTACCGAACTATACCGAAAGAAAGAAGTAAAGTGCAGTGCGGAAGGACATGTCAGCCATGTATTGTCGGCGCGACTAAGCAGCCGGCCCATGGGCTGGAGCCGTGAGGGTGCCAAGCATATGGCCAATATACGCGTATGCCAGGCAAATGGGCAAGAAGTAGCCGAGGAATACCTAAACCAACAACGCATACGTTCGCAAGCATTGCCGGTCTTGACGATTGCCGAAGAGACCATAGAAAAACAGAGGAATAGCCTAAAAGCAGCTCGTGAGGTATTGGACAATATTCCGGTATTAAAAGGGCCAAAAAGCTTTTTGTATGAGGCGCTGCAGGGACTCTCTCTGGCTCTTGCATAA